TAACAATGATCTTCTCCTCCTCAGGAACTGCTTCAAAAACGATTGTATCGCTAATAGGCTCCATTTCTTTTACAACGTCTTTGAGAATCTTGGGAAGCATCTTGGCCTTCACGGGCAAGTTCAGTGATAGCTCAGGAATATCCTGGGCGGGGATATCTAGGTTTGGAATCATGAACCTTCTAAAACCCCTGCCTCTGAAAACTATGGAGAGCCTGCCGTCCGGGGTCTTCTCAAGGATTAGCTCGTCACCTTTACCAGCTCTTTTAAGGATTTTTGTGAAATCCTCCATTCCAACGCCGAAGTAATCCTTACTCTTAACATCGTAAACAGTAAATGCTTCCCTAGGGTAGACGAATTCAACGAGGACGATGCTAGATGGATCCAGAGCTCTAAGCCTCAATCCTGAATCATC
This region of Thermosphaera aggregans genomic DNA includes:
- the pcn gene encoding proliferating cell nuclear antigen (pcna), which encodes MRLEFRDARVWRYSMISIAKIIDEAAFQIDDSGLRLRALDPSSIVLVEFVYPREAFTVYDVKSKDYFGVGMEDFTKILKRAGKGDELILEKTPDGRLSIVFRGRGFRRFMIPNLDIPAQDIPELSLNLPVKAKMLPKILKDVVKEMEPISDTIVFEAVPEEEKIIVKASGDIAEAEVELSVASGALLEFEAASHSTSSFTVDYLVNITAAAQVSEYVYIELGNDAPIKLEYGLPQEGKLTFYVAPRSE